One part of the Sarcophilus harrisii chromosome 5, mSarHar1.11, whole genome shotgun sequence genome encodes these proteins:
- the LOC100921276 gene encoding olfactory receptor 2A5-like, which yields MWKNQTLITEFIIVGFHVSSEIQIFLFVLFLFYAITLVGNGIILGLICLDSHLHIPMYFFLSHLAILDMSYASNNVPKLLVNLLNRGGAISFAPYILQMYLYMALATVECFILVVMSYDRYVAICYPLRYAVIISWRVCITLTTISWAFSFLLTLVHMILILKLPFCGPREVNYFFCEILSLFKLACADTRFNQLVIFIMGVFVLVGPLSLILISYMRILYAILRIQSKEGKKKAFSTCFSHLCVVGLFYGSAIILYMTPKTSHPEEQQKILSLFYSLFNPMLNPLIYSLRNAEVKGALKRLLGKESPS from the coding sequence atgtggaaaaatcaaACACTGATCACAGAGTTTATCATTGTGGGATTTCATGTCAGCTCAGAAATACAGATATTCCTCTTTGTGCTCTTCTTGTTTTATGCTATCACTCTTGTGGGGAATGGCATCATCCTGGGACTCATCTGTCTGGACTCCCATCTCCATATTCCCATGTACTTCTTCCTCTCACATCTGGCCATTCTCGACATGTCCTATGCCTCAAACAATGTACCCAAGTTGCTTGTGAATCTATTGAACAGGGGTGGAGCTATCTCCTTTGCTCCCTATATATTGCAAATGTATTTGTATATGGCCTTGGCCACTGTAGAGTGTTTTATCTTGGTGGTGATGTCCTATGATCGTTATGTGGCAATCTGCTATCCTCTCAGATATGCTGTCATCATAAGCTGGAGAGTGTGCATTACTCTGACCACCATTTCCTGGGCATTCAGCTTCCTCCTTACTCTGGTCCATATGATTCTTATTTTGAAGCTGCCCTTCTGTGGACCCCGGGAAGTCAACTACTTCTTCTGTGAGATCCTGTCTTTGTTCAAGCTTGCTTGTGCTGATACTAGGTTTAACCAGCTAGTTATCTTTATAATGGGTGTGTTTGTCCTAGTTGGCCCTCTCAGCTTAATCCTGATCTCCTACATGCGCATTCTCTATGCCATCCTTAGGATCCAGTCTAAGGAAGGTAAGAAGAAAGCATTCTCTACCTGCTTCTCCCACCTCTGTGTAGTCGGGCTCTTCTATGGTAGTGCCATCATACTATACATGACCCCCAAAACCAGCCATCCTGAGGAGCAGCAGAAAATcctctccttattttacagtctCTTTAACCCTATGCTGAATCCCTTGATCTATAGCCTGAGGAATGCAGAGGTGAAAGGTGCTCTGAAGAGACTATTGGGGAAGGAAAGCCCTTCCTAA